One window of Nicotiana tomentosiformis chromosome 11, ASM39032v3, whole genome shotgun sequence genomic DNA carries:
- the LOC138901643 gene encoding uncharacterized protein: MASQAQRSNIAPSPSSQPGDSTSSRVNRFLQLDSPVFTGTNPEEDPQDFIDEMHKTLRVMRAIETEVVELASYRLKEVAYSWFELWEESREEGSPPTRWGEFADAFIDHLLPFETNTDRAAEFETLRQGSLSVWDYHMRFAYLSKYAIYMLPIMEAREHRFLQGLSPLVINEAAIAALNSDMNYGKMVAFTQATKTCKLNNKMEREGSNKARSAGNMGGSSGGGKLTFGEGRQDHLSPLLSLRLVHCHQGPVSSKSGAVSGPVRAIGAPISRVIMVQSREDYGDHLRVVLDTLYQHKLYAKFSKCEFWLESVTFLGHVVSSEGIKADPQKIAAVKNWLRPTTTAEIRSFLGLAGYYKKKELNLRQRRRLELLKNYDIDILYHLRKDNIVADALSRKSMVSLAHLEAFQSPLAKKVHRLASLAIRLANSSEGVVIVQNRAESSLAVKVKEKQYNDPLLQVKIDA, encoded by the exons ATGGCTTCCCAAGCCCAAAGATCAAATATTGCACCCAGTCCTTCCAgccagccaggggattctactagttctagggtgaacaggtttctccagttagattctccagtgttcacgggtaccaacccagaggaggacccccaggacttcattgatgagatgcacaaaactctccgagttatgcgtgctattgAGACAGAggtagtggaattggcctcctaccgcctgaaagaggtggcatattcctggtttgaactatgggaggagtcccgtgaagaagggagccctccgacgaggtggggtgagtttgccgatgccttcattgatcatttattGCCTTTCGAGACTAATACAGACCGTGCTGCGGAGTTTGAGaccctgaggcaaggtagcctgagtgtgtgggattaccatatgagattcgcgtacctgtccaagtatgctatttacatgttgcctaTTATGGAGGCTAGAGAGCATCGGTTTTTACAgggacttagtcccttggtaattaatgaggccgctatagctgccttgaattctgatatgaactatggtaagatggtggcattcacTCAAGCCACAAAGACCTGCAAATTGAATAAcaaaatggagcgagagggtagcaataaggcccggtctgcgggcaacatgggtggttcttctggtggtggcaaGTTAACATTCGGGGAGGGTCGTCAGGACCAtctcagtcctttgctcagtcttcggctagtgcactgCCATCAGGGCCCAGTTAGCAGCAAaagtggagccgtttcaggcccagtcagggcaatagGGGCTCCTATCAGCAGGGtcatcatggtg CAAAGTCGAGAGGACTATGGTGATCATCTTAGGGTAGTTCTGGATACCCTgtatcagcacaagttatatgcaaagttttcaaagtgtgaattctggcttgaatctgtgacattcttgggtcatgtcgtctctagtgaaggaattaaggctGATCCTCAAaaaattgcagctgtgaagaattggttGAGGCCTACAACTACagcagagattcgcagtttcttaggcttagctggatattacaaaaag aaggaattgaatctgaggcagagaagacggcttgagttactcaagaactacgacattgatattctatatcatctgaGAAAGGATAatattgtggcggatgctcttagcagGAAATCCATGgttagtttagcacacttggaggcatttCAAAGTCCATTGGCCAAGaaagttcatcgattggctagtttggcaATTCGTCTTGCGAACTCTAGTGAAGGAGTAGTAATCGTACAAAATAGGGCCGAATCATCACTTGCTGTGAAAGTCAAGgagaaacaatacaacgatccatt gttacaggttAAGATAGATGCATGA